One Corynebacterium yudongzhengii DNA window includes the following coding sequences:
- a CDS encoding ABC transporter substrate-binding protein gives MFKRLVLTGAIMLTGLLTACTAGHTATQVGRVANADIVVATTNPATSLDFTTTGGAGIPAALMSNVYETLVVIDDDGEIQPHLATHWDIDDAGTRYTFYLRDDVHFSNGEEFTAQTAAASIDNVLNNWTNGLASQMEVVDEARVVDKHTLEVDLQRPSQHWLWSMATLTGAMMTPSAMDSLAGKAIGTGPYTVERFVPGESISFAARPDYWGKPADHDAAIRYYPDAMSSVNALRTGDTDVVYGMQAPELLDTLDERYGIEVGTTNGEVLLSLNNDAAPFDDPRVRRAVAHAINREHVSEVVWEGLAADTGGAPVAPIDPWFTGKDYAPYDPELARELLREAGYDDDHRPQVLFKVPSQTYTENLSELVYSQLEEVGFDVELESIEFPALWLNEVMGAADYQMSAIAHVEPRDIPTLFGDPEAYLRYDSPEVRELLRRADTAAGPEEQAALMEEAVSQIMAETGSLTVANMPNIVLTAPGIEGVKATSATDVVELSPLSREDA, from the coding sequence AGGTGGGTCGCGTCGCCAACGCCGACATCGTCGTCGCCACCACCAACCCCGCGACCTCGCTGGACTTCACCACCACCGGCGGCGCCGGCATCCCGGCAGCTTTGATGTCGAATGTCTACGAAACCCTCGTGGTCATCGACGACGACGGTGAAATCCAGCCGCATCTGGCCACGCACTGGGATATCGACGACGCCGGCACCCGCTACACCTTCTACCTGCGCGACGACGTGCACTTCTCCAACGGCGAGGAGTTCACCGCGCAGACCGCCGCGGCATCGATAGACAACGTGCTGAACAACTGGACGAATGGGTTGGCCTCCCAGATGGAGGTGGTGGACGAGGCGCGGGTGGTCGATAAGCACACCCTCGAGGTGGACCTGCAGCGCCCGTCGCAGCACTGGCTGTGGTCGATGGCCACCCTCACCGGGGCGATGATGACGCCGAGCGCCATGGACTCGCTCGCCGGAAAGGCCATCGGCACCGGCCCCTATACCGTCGAGCGTTTCGTGCCCGGCGAGTCCATCTCTTTTGCCGCCCGCCCGGATTATTGGGGCAAGCCGGCGGATCATGACGCCGCCATCCGCTACTACCCCGACGCGATGAGCTCGGTCAACGCCCTGCGCACCGGCGATACTGACGTGGTCTATGGCATGCAGGCCCCGGAGCTGCTCGACACTCTGGATGAGCGTTATGGCATCGAGGTCGGCACCACGAACGGCGAGGTGTTGCTCTCGCTGAATAACGACGCCGCGCCTTTCGACGACCCGCGGGTGCGCCGCGCCGTGGCGCATGCGATCAACCGTGAGCATGTCTCCGAGGTCGTCTGGGAGGGCCTGGCCGCCGACACCGGCGGGGCTCCGGTCGCCCCGATAGATCCGTGGTTCACGGGCAAGGACTACGCTCCTTATGACCCGGAGCTGGCCCGCGAGCTTCTGCGCGAGGCCGGCTATGACGACGACCATCGCCCGCAGGTGTTGTTCAAGGTGCCCTCGCAGACCTATACCGAAAACCTCTCCGAACTGGTGTACTCCCAGCTCGAGGAGGTGGGCTTTGACGTCGAGTTGGAGTCGATCGAGTTCCCGGCGCTGTGGCTCAACGAGGTCATGGGGGCGGCCGATTATCAGATGTCGGCGATCGCGCACGTCGAACCCCGCGATATTCCCACCTTGTTCGGTGACCCGGAGGCCTACCTGCGCTATGACTCGCCTGAGGTGCGTGAGCTTCTGCGCCGGGCCGATACCGCCGCCGGCCCGGAGGAGCAGGCCGCGCTCATGGAAGAGGCCGTCTCGCAGATCATGGCTGAGACCGGATCGCTGACCGTGGCGAACATGCCGAACATCGTGCTCACCGCCCCCGGCATCGAGGGCGTGAAGGCCACCTCGGCGACCGACGTCGTCGAGCTCTCACCGCTTAGCCGGGAGGACGCATGA
- a CDS encoding ABC transporter permease, giving the protein MSFPRIVARYVIGLLVASVAIFVIMRLIPGDPARIALGTTATDAAVAELSHLLGTDRPLIEQYFSWIGGLLTGDFGYSLVSRAPVTELIIDRAQVSLILCLSAMVLALFIAVPLGVIAAVRRGRWPAVVIALVTQAGIAVPSFLVGILLIAVLSVHLGWMPASGWVPPGADFGAFLARLVMPVIALSLVQAAILTRYVRTAVLDVIGADHLRTARALGKSPMRVLLVHGLRSAALPVLTVTGVQLSTLIVGAVVIEQVFVIPGLGTMLLDGVANRDIPVVQTIVMLLVAFTLTVNLLIDLSQKVLDPRLRRKVA; this is encoded by the coding sequence ATGAGCTTTCCTCGCATCGTGGCCCGCTACGTGATCGGGTTGTTGGTCGCCTCGGTGGCGATCTTCGTGATCATGCGTCTCATCCCGGGAGACCCCGCGCGCATCGCCCTAGGCACCACGGCCACCGACGCCGCCGTCGCGGAGCTCTCGCATCTCCTAGGCACCGACCGCCCGCTGATCGAGCAGTACTTCTCGTGGATCGGTGGGTTATTGACCGGCGATTTCGGCTACTCGCTGGTCTCGCGCGCCCCAGTCACCGAGCTGATCATCGACCGCGCGCAGGTCTCCCTCATCCTGTGTCTCAGCGCCATGGTGTTAGCGCTGTTCATCGCCGTGCCGCTGGGGGTGATCGCGGCGGTGCGTCGGGGCCGCTGGCCGGCGGTCGTCATCGCGCTGGTCACCCAGGCCGGTATCGCGGTGCCGAGTTTCCTCGTGGGCATCCTCTTGATCGCCGTGCTATCGGTGCACCTCGGCTGGATGCCCGCCAGTGGCTGGGTGCCGCCGGGGGCGGACTTCGGCGCTTTCCTCGCTCGCTTGGTCATGCCGGTGATCGCGCTGAGCCTCGTGCAGGCGGCGATTTTGACCCGCTATGTGCGCACGGCGGTGCTCGACGTCATCGGCGCCGACCACCTGCGCACCGCCCGGGCGCTCGGGAAATCGCCGATGCGTGTGCTCCTCGTCCACGGGCTGCGCTCGGCGGCGTTGCCGGTGCTCACGGTCACCGGCGTGCAGCTGAGCACGCTGATTGTCGGCGCGGTGGTCATCGAGCAGGTGTTCGTCATCCCCGGGCTGGGCACGATGCTTCTCGACGGCGTGGCCAACCGTGACATCCCCGTCGTGCAGACGATCGTCATGCTCTTAGTGGCGTTCACCCTGACGGTGAACCTGCTCATCGACCTCAGCCAGAAAGTCCTCGATCCCCGACTGCGCAGGAAGGTAGCATGA
- a CDS encoding ABC transporter permease: MKLPVTGRIGLILVVGVILCAVLSVFWTPFDPLQAHPADRLQGPGEGYLLGTDRYGRDLLSRLLAGAQITLFVGAVAVVISGVIGTAIGLIAGMRRGWAERLIMRGNDILLAFPALLMAIIATAVFGASTLTAMIAIGIAGIPAFARVVHAGTLRVMTQDFIDAARLSRVPGPIIALRHVVPNLAGLLIVQVTVAFPMAVLAEAGLSFLGLGTPPPDPSWGRMLQASQAYLASAPQLAIYPALAIAITVLGFNLLGDGLRDVFDPRTARRSRRA, encoded by the coding sequence ATGAAACTTCCCGTGACCGGCCGTATCGGCCTTATCCTCGTCGTCGGCGTGATCCTATGCGCCGTGCTCTCCGTCTTCTGGACGCCTTTCGACCCCCTCCAGGCGCATCCCGCCGACCGCCTCCAGGGCCCGGGCGAGGGCTATTTGCTGGGCACGGACCGCTACGGCCGCGACCTGCTGTCGCGCCTGTTGGCAGGCGCACAGATCACCCTGTTCGTCGGTGCGGTCGCCGTCGTGATCTCCGGGGTGATCGGCACGGCCATCGGTCTGATCGCCGGTATGCGCCGCGGGTGGGCCGAGCGGCTGATCATGCGCGGCAACGATATCCTGCTCGCCTTCCCCGCCCTGCTCATGGCGATCATCGCCACGGCGGTGTTCGGCGCCTCGACGCTGACGGCCATGATCGCGATCGGCATCGCGGGCATCCCCGCCTTCGCCCGCGTGGTCCACGCCGGCACGCTGCGCGTCATGACGCAAGACTTCATCGACGCCGCCCGCCTCTCGCGGGTTCCCGGCCCGATCATCGCCCTGCGCCACGTGGTGCCGAACCTCGCGGGCCTGCTCATCGTGCAGGTCACCGTCGCTTTCCCGATGGCCGTGCTCGCCGAGGCCGGGCTGTCCTTCCTCGGGCTCGGCACCCCGCCGCCCGATCCCTCGTGGGGGCGGATGCTCCAGGCCTCCCAGGCCTACCTCGCCTCCGCGCCGCAGCTGGCGATCTACCCGGCGCTCGCCATCGCCATCACGGTGCTCGGTTTCAACCTGTTGGGCGACGGCCTGCGCGATGTCTTCGATCCCCGCACCGCCCGGAGGTCGCGTCGTGCTTAA
- a CDS encoding ATP-binding cassette domain-containing protein, translating into MLNVSDLRISTRDEELVRGISFQLEAGERLGIIGESGSGKTLTALALMGLLDDHLHASGTITFDGTDLQGLSDRRLRRIRGKHIAMIFQEPMTALDPLMRIGRQIAEAAGRSRVDELLNAVQLPPELASRYPLELSGGQRQRVLIAMAIAGDPDLLICDEPTTALDVDVQDQILSLLETLADSRKMALLFVTHDLAVISRMCPEVVVMRDGEIVERGATREVLSAPAHDYTARLVESSQPGPAAVARPVGEPVVEISQLKRTYRGVPAVDGVDLQVRRGERLGLVGGSGSGKTTLLRLIAGLDDPTDGTVNVRGGVQMVFQDPYSSLNPRLSIERSIAEACDGDRDWVREVITAVGGTPDWLQRFPHEFSGGQRQRISIARALAARPEILLADEPVSALDVSVRAQVLDALNALVDDYGLTLIFVTHDLSVVREVCPEIAVMHDGQLVERGETADVLDHPQHDYTRRLRDGVLTL; encoded by the coding sequence GTGCTTAATGTCTCTGACCTGCGAATCTCCACCCGCGACGAAGAACTCGTGCGCGGCATCAGCTTCCAGCTTGAAGCCGGCGAGCGCCTGGGCATCATCGGCGAATCCGGCTCCGGCAAGACGCTGACGGCCCTGGCGCTGATGGGGCTTCTCGACGACCACCTGCACGCCTCCGGCACCATCACCTTCGACGGCACCGACCTGCAGGGCCTGAGCGATCGCCGCCTGCGCCGCATCCGCGGGAAGCACATCGCCATGATCTTCCAGGAACCGATGACGGCGCTCGATCCACTCATGCGCATCGGCCGCCAGATCGCTGAGGCCGCGGGCCGCTCGCGTGTCGATGAGCTCCTTAACGCCGTCCAGCTGCCCCCGGAGCTGGCGTCTCGCTACCCGCTTGAGCTCTCCGGTGGCCAGCGTCAGCGCGTGCTCATCGCGATGGCGATCGCCGGGGATCCCGACCTGCTCATCTGCGACGAGCCGACCACCGCCTTAGACGTCGACGTCCAGGACCAGATCCTAAGCCTGCTGGAAACGCTGGCGGATTCCCGGAAGATGGCGCTGCTGTTTGTCACCCACGACCTCGCGGTGATCTCGCGGATGTGCCCCGAGGTCGTGGTCATGCGTGACGGCGAGATCGTCGAGCGCGGGGCGACCAGAGAGGTGCTCTCGGCGCCGGCGCATGACTACACTGCGCGGCTCGTGGAGTCCTCGCAGCCGGGCCCGGCGGCGGTGGCGCGCCCGGTGGGTGAGCCGGTCGTCGAGATCTCGCAGCTCAAGCGCACCTACCGCGGGGTCCCGGCCGTCGACGGGGTGGATCTGCAGGTTCGTCGCGGCGAGAGGCTGGGCCTCGTCGGCGGATCGGGCTCGGGGAAAACGACGCTGCTTAGGCTCATCGCGGGTCTCGACGACCCCACCGACGGCACCGTGAACGTGCGCGGCGGGGTGCAGATGGTTTTCCAGGACCCCTACTCCTCCCTGAATCCGCGGCTGAGCATCGAGCGTTCGATCGCAGAGGCCTGCGACGGCGACCGCGACTGGGTCCGCGAAGTCATCACCGCCGTCGGCGGAACGCCCGACTGGCTGCAGCGCTTCCCTCACGAGTTCTCCGGCGGGCAGCGCCAGCGCATCTCGATCGCCCGCGCACTGGCCGCCCGGCCCGAGATTTTGCTTGCCGACGAGCCCGTTTCCGCCCTCGACGTCTCCGTGCGCGCCCAGGTGCTCGACGCGCTCAACGCGCTCGTCGACGACTACGGGCTCACCCTCATCTTCGTCACCCACGACCTCTCGGTGGTGCGCGAGGTGTGCCCGGAGATCGCTGTCATGCACGATGGCCAGCTGGTCGAACGCGGAGAGACCGCCGACGTGCTCGACCACCCGCAGCACGACTACACGCGTCGCCTGCGGGATGGAGTGTTGACGTTGTAG
- a CDS encoding NAD(P)H-dependent flavin oxidoreductase: MNSEEPVLRLARPLVLAPMAGGPSTPRLAAAVAETGALPFLAAGYLTPGKLREDIEDFESRTSAPFGVNLFTPDPSGQDCDLDTYQRYRDKVLDAANADEALLPEEPVWSDDAFDDKLEVVLASTARFVSFTFGHPSPSVIERIHEAGKLVVLYATSRPGIDAIAASQADVIGIQGPEAGGHRATVAGIDDDSNESLVTLIEHALTVSDNPVFAGGGVATAADVLALLRAGATAVQVGTLFLDADEAGTKKTHRRALHELTDRNTVITTAFTGRPARAIANRFTDSLSEIAPGFYPQLHFLTSALRKDADEHNDAENLNLWAGTGFTHVNAQPAASIVRGLLPYTPPVEEVAAAKGGSRR, translated from the coding sequence ATGAACTCCGAGGAACCTGTGCTGAGACTTGCGCGCCCCCTGGTGCTCGCACCGATGGCCGGAGGACCGTCAACACCGCGACTAGCCGCCGCCGTCGCAGAGACCGGCGCACTTCCGTTCCTGGCAGCCGGGTACTTGACCCCCGGCAAGCTCCGGGAGGACATCGAGGACTTCGAGAGCCGGACCTCGGCGCCCTTCGGCGTGAATCTCTTCACCCCGGACCCGAGCGGCCAGGACTGCGATCTCGACACCTATCAACGCTACCGGGACAAGGTCCTCGACGCTGCCAATGCCGACGAGGCACTGTTGCCGGAGGAACCGGTCTGGTCCGATGACGCCTTCGATGACAAGCTCGAGGTCGTCCTCGCCTCAACCGCGCGCTTCGTGTCCTTCACCTTCGGTCATCCCTCGCCATCGGTGATCGAGCGTATCCACGAGGCCGGAAAGCTCGTCGTGCTCTACGCGACGAGCCGCCCGGGCATCGACGCCATCGCAGCATCGCAAGCCGACGTGATCGGTATCCAGGGTCCGGAGGCTGGTGGCCACCGGGCCACTGTCGCTGGAATCGACGATGACTCCAACGAGTCGCTCGTCACGCTGATCGAGCACGCCTTGACTGTTTCCGATAACCCCGTGTTCGCCGGTGGCGGTGTTGCCACCGCTGCCGATGTACTTGCCCTGCTGCGCGCCGGAGCGACCGCCGTCCAGGTCGGCACCCTGTTCCTCGATGCCGACGAGGCAGGAACCAAAAAGACCCACCGTAGGGCACTTCATGAGCTCACCGACCGGAACACGGTTATCACGACGGCCTTCACCGGGCGACCAGCGCGTGCGATCGCGAACCGGTTCACCGACTCCCTGTCCGAGATCGCCCCGGGCTTCTACCCGCAGCTGCACTTCCTCACGTCCGCTCTGCGCAAGGACGCCGACGAGCACAACGATGCCGAGAACCTCAATCTCTGGGCCGGAACCGGCTTCACTCACGTGAACGCACAACCCGCCGCCAGCATCGTGCGCGGGCTTCTCCCATACACACCACCCGTGGAAGAGGTCGCCGCGGCCAAGGGTGGTTCCCGGCGGTAG
- a CDS encoding carboxymuconolactone decarboxylase family protein: MITVSILAALDRTRELRTHIRGARRNGCMFEEIVEAILHAGVYSGMPAAVAGAKVAQAIAQEKQQEAGPDDATARD; the protein is encoded by the coding sequence CTGATCACTGTGAGCATCCTCGCCGCTCTCGACCGCACACGCGAGTTGCGCACGCATATCCGCGGCGCCCGCCGCAACGGCTGCATGTTCGAAGAGATCGTCGAGGCGATCCTGCACGCCGGGGTCTACTCCGGTATGCCCGCCGCTGTCGCAGGCGCGAAAGTCGCCCAAGCGATCGCGCAGGAAAAGCAACAAGAAGCGGGACCCGACGATGCGACCGCGCGCGACTAA
- a CDS encoding HNH endonuclease signature motif containing protein, with product MDDHTNLTNDELLDRITTAYAMMQHHKAQFLLALAVFDARELARLAGAPTTADWMTRALDIAPTTAYDYLRVARLLLEFAYVAKSFEDGKITYSTVRLLSSYLNKDNEIELLLLAEEYSYRELERILMTRRDNRNNDAPRKNTFKIWVDKHNGRIRFSGDLDPMLGAKFMAALKIGELANLVDLDDIDPEVFSDDERLGEELAKAEAEALAAEDGAESVPVAEVIDDAGEKGEASGAATGDADADGVDADGAGADGDGDSETRRVASVSGYGRTSASQLLPALLGLINIARSSPVNKRRAPGTQVHLIQTEDGQSILPGLPVPSEKALSAEVINGELRDHFLDTQGVPLMMTTKRRFVSDAQALAILVRWGMQCAAPGCRHTQFMEFHHVHPWSMDGKTKPDNMAPLCGFCHALVTAGLLELVPASSGVWLFRYRTGEVYASKARRLPMKQLGEASCLDEPVEVPTVVEVLEDGALSFDDSDTINAD from the coding sequence ATGGACGACCACACCAACCTCACCAACGACGAACTCCTCGACCGCATCACCACCGCCTACGCCATGATGCAACACCACAAAGCCCAATTCCTCCTCGCACTCGCCGTCTTTGATGCCCGCGAACTTGCCCGTCTAGCCGGGGCACCGACTACCGCGGACTGGATGACACGTGCCCTTGATATCGCACCGACTACCGCCTACGACTACTTAAGAGTCGCACGCTTGTTGTTGGAGTTCGCGTATGTGGCGAAATCCTTCGAAGACGGCAAAATCACCTACTCCACCGTCCGCCTGTTAAGCAGCTATTTGAACAAAGACAACGAAATCGAGTTGCTCTTGTTGGCGGAGGAGTATTCCTACCGGGAACTCGAACGCATCCTCATGACCCGAAGAGACAACCGGAACAACGATGCCCCTAGGAAAAATACGTTTAAGATATGGGTTGATAAACACAACGGGCGTATCCGGTTCTCCGGTGATCTGGATCCGATGTTGGGGGCGAAGTTCATGGCGGCGTTGAAAATCGGGGAACTCGCCAACCTCGTCGACCTCGATGACATCGACCCCGAAGTCTTCAGCGACGATGAACGCTTGGGTGAAGAGTTAGCGAAAGCAGAAGCTGAAGCCCTCGCCGCCGAAGACGGGGCAGAATCCGTTCCGGTTGCCGAGGTCATCGACGATGCCGGTGAGAAGGGCGAGGCCTCTGGTGCTGCCACCGGTGACGCTGACGCTGATGGTGTTGACGCTGATGGTGCCGGCGCTGATGGTGACGGTGATTCAGAGACAAGGCGGGTAGCGTCGGTCAGTGGGTATGGCAGGACGAGTGCCTCGCAGTTGTTGCCCGCACTTTTGGGGTTAATCAATATTGCCCGCTCCTCGCCGGTGAATAAGCGTCGAGCCCCGGGTACTCAGGTGCATTTGATTCAGACCGAGGATGGGCAGTCTATTTTGCCGGGTCTTCCGGTTCCTAGTGAAAAGGCGTTGAGTGCGGAGGTCATTAATGGTGAGTTGCGGGATCATTTCTTAGATACCCAGGGTGTGCCGTTGATGATGACGACGAAACGCAGGTTTGTCTCCGATGCGCAGGCGTTGGCGATTTTGGTGCGCTGGGGGATGCAGTGTGCGGCTCCGGGGTGTCGCCATACGCAGTTTATGGAGTTTCATCATGTGCATCCGTGGTCGATGGATGGGAAGACGAAACCGGATAATATGGCACCGTTGTGTGGTTTTTGTCACGCGTTGGTGACGGCGGGGTTGTTGGAGCTTGTGCCTGCAAGCTCTGGTGTGTGGTTGTTTCGGTATCGCACGGGTGAGGTGTATGCCTCGAAGGCGCGTCGTTTGCCGATGAAACAGCTGGGGGAGGCGTCGTGTTTGGATGAGCCGGTGGAGGTGCCGACCGTGGTGGAGGTGTTGGAGGATGGGGCATTGAGTTTCGATGATTCGGATACCATCAACGCGGACTAA
- a CDS encoding D-hexose-6-phosphate mutarotase — protein sequence MTDAENNKLTITDHGATLLSAEHPSGDLLFVSSAATNVTGKAIRGGVPIIFPGFATLLGEPKHGWARTSDWEIEKVADGFRASLENDGLVLGLDAILVDNELKMRLTAENARPDSARVQIGFHPYFAVTDIVDVTVEGLGGATAIDRNTDEESETEDKFTISGEHDKIYQTTEAVTVTDSQRRLTVRAEGHDSVVVWNPGEKLADSFADLNPKEWAKFICVEPALLGPSLEGIMLSPGEINTLEMTVSAEEL from the coding sequence ATGACTGATGCCGAGAACAACAAGCTAACCATCACTGATCATGGCGCGACTCTGCTGAGCGCCGAGCACCCAAGCGGCGACCTCTTATTCGTCTCCTCGGCGGCCACGAACGTCACCGGCAAGGCCATCCGCGGCGGTGTCCCGATCATTTTTCCGGGCTTTGCCACGCTGCTCGGCGAGCCAAAGCACGGGTGGGCGCGAACGAGCGACTGGGAGATCGAGAAGGTTGCCGACGGCTTCCGTGCCTCCCTGGAAAACGACGGGCTGGTGCTCGGCCTCGATGCGATTCTCGTCGACAATGAGCTGAAAATGCGGCTGACCGCCGAAAACGCTCGGCCGGATTCGGCTCGGGTGCAGATCGGTTTCCACCCGTATTTCGCGGTGACGGACATTGTGGACGTCACGGTCGAGGGCTTAGGCGGCGCGACCGCGATCGACCGGAACACCGACGAAGAGTCCGAGACCGAAGATAAGTTCACCATCTCTGGTGAGCACGACAAGATCTACCAGACCACCGAGGCGGTGACGGTCACTGATTCCCAGCGCCGCCTGACGGTGCGCGCCGAGGGCCATGACTCCGTAGTCGTGTGGAACCCGGGCGAAAAGCTCGCCGACTCCTTCGCCGATCTGAACCCCAAGGAGTGGGCGAAGTTCATCTGCGTGGAGCCGGCGCTGCTGGGGCCGAGCCTCGAGGGGATCATGCTGTCCCCGGGCGAGATCAACACCCTCGAGATGACGGTCAGCGCGGAAGAGCTCTAA
- a CDS encoding YeeE/YedE thiosulfate transporter family protein — protein sequence MILTGLGLGAVLGAVMQRGRFCVTSMIRDIWLNGAWRNLTALFIVIAVHAVGIAALTAGGVIAPEDSTFAPAAVIIGGFMFGLGIILAGGCASGTWYRSGEGLVGSWIALIMYGLSAAAMKYGILADFDAWMKSWDTGLTTIPALLNVSPWVFVIAFGAFTILMVRHFLAKDAGQAKARLDQPWYKKPLHMYTAGALIGLLGVIAWPLSAATGRNYGLGITTPTADVVTYPVTADAQHLNWGTMLVIGLLIGSFIAAKASGEFRVRVPDATTTKRSVAGGLLMGVGASLAGGCTVGNGMVETSMFSIKGWVALGMIALGIGVGAKLWIKPAKTATTGEGYSTHESIGTHAPVSAEDKVLDGTHNFSVATGLVSVATKPKAADKLTPLGDHRYHLDAMGMVCPFPTVEAKDAIATLDDGDEMVIDFDCTQGTEAIPQWAADAGHSVTEFNQKEAAGWSITVKKNGLNA from the coding sequence ATGATTCTTACTGGACTAGGGCTCGGCGCCGTGCTGGGCGCGGTCATGCAACGGGGCCGCTTCTGCGTGACCAGCATGATCCGCGACATCTGGCTCAACGGCGCCTGGCGCAACCTCACCGCACTGTTTATCGTCATCGCCGTGCACGCGGTCGGCATCGCCGCGCTCACCGCCGGCGGCGTGATCGCGCCGGAGGATTCGACGTTCGCCCCGGCGGCCGTCATCATCGGCGGTTTTATGTTCGGTCTCGGCATCATTTTGGCCGGTGGCTGTGCCTCGGGCACGTGGTATCGCTCGGGCGAAGGCCTGGTCGGCTCCTGGATCGCGCTGATTATGTACGGCTTGTCGGCGGCGGCGATGAAATACGGCATCCTCGCCGACTTCGACGCCTGGATGAAGTCCTGGGATACCGGATTGACCACCATCCCGGCCCTACTGAACGTGAGCCCCTGGGTCTTCGTGATCGCTTTCGGCGCCTTCACCATCCTGATGGTGCGCCACTTTTTGGCCAAGGACGCCGGGCAGGCGAAGGCGAGGCTGGATCAGCCCTGGTACAAAAAGCCGCTGCACATGTACACCGCCGGTGCGCTCATCGGCCTGCTCGGTGTGATCGCCTGGCCGCTGTCCGCCGCGACCGGCCGTAACTATGGTTTGGGCATCACGACGCCGACCGCCGACGTCGTCACCTATCCCGTCACCGCCGATGCCCAGCACCTGAACTGGGGCACCATGCTGGTTATCGGCCTGCTCATCGGCTCGTTCATCGCCGCGAAGGCCTCTGGCGAGTTTCGCGTGCGCGTGCCGGATGCGACCACGACGAAGCGTTCCGTCGCTGGCGGCCTGCTCATGGGTGTCGGCGCCAGCCTGGCCGGCGGCTGCACCGTGGGTAACGGCATGGTCGAGACCTCGATGTTCAGCATCAAGGGCTGGGTGGCGCTCGGCATGATTGCGCTGGGTATCGGCGTGGGCGCGAAGCTGTGGATCAAGCCCGCTAAGACCGCGACCACCGGCGAGGGCTACTCCACGCACGAGTCCATCGGCACGCATGCCCCGGTCTCGGCTGAAGACAAGGTCTTAGATGGCACTCATAACTTCTCGGTGGCCACGGGGTTGGTGTCCGTCGCTACGAAGCCGAAGGCGGCCGACAAGCTCACCCCGCTCGGTGATCACCGCTACCACCTCGATGCCATGGGCATGGTCTGCCCGTTCCCGACGGTCGAGGCGAAGGATGCTATCGCCACGCTGGATGATGGCGACGAGATGGTCATCGACTTCGACTGCACCCAGGGCACGGAGGCGATCCCGCAGTGGGCGGCCGACGCCGGGCACTCGGTGACCGAGTTCAACCAGAAGGAAGCCGCCGGCTGGTCGATCACCGTGAAGAAGAACGGCCTGAACGCTTAG